A stretch of the Planktothricoides raciborskii GIHE-MW2 genome encodes the following:
- a CDS encoding EamA family transporter, with the protein MNFAEFCLLLMSIIANVSGQFFLKSGALKLGKVNLSNLFTHVLNIVTIPELMVGLTCYGLGAIAYILVLTRVKLSIVGPCTALSYVFAVVLGYFIFKETIPLTRILGLSLIVNGVILVVWKQ; encoded by the coding sequence ATGAATTTTGCCGAATTTTGCTTATTATTAATGTCTATTATCGCTAACGTATCCGGACAGTTTTTTTTAAAGTCTGGGGCTTTGAAACTGGGAAAAGTTAATCTGAGTAATTTATTTACTCATGTATTAAATATCGTGACAATTCCAGAGTTAATGGTGGGTTTGACTTGCTACGGTTTGGGCGCGATCGCCTATATTTTAGTCCTCACCCGCGTCAAACTGAGTATTGTTGGCCCATGTACTGCCCTCAGCTATGTTTTTGCCGTGGTACTGGGTTATTTTATCTTCAAAGAAACCATTCCCCTCACTCGTATTCTCGGCTTGAGTTTGATTGTCAATGGGGTAATTTTAGTCGTATGGAAACAATGA
- a CDS encoding glycosyltransferase family 2 protein, with amino-acid sequence MTEKEIAVLLPCHNEGLTIAQVVNDFRAVLPEAKIYVYDNRSTDDTATQAAAAGAIVRFEPQKGKGNVIRRMFADIEADIYVMADGDNTYEVAAVSRLIQRLLNERLDMVVGIRRSLTGDFISFRPGHRAGNLFLTGCVQFLFGAKLQDMLSGYRVFSHRFVKSFPALSSGFETETELTIHALELRIPFGEEPTIYTERHPDSSSKLRTFTDGFRVLGTALLLFKEIQPFLFFGIIAIVLALISLILGFPVIATFLETGLVPRFPTAILAASIMLLAFLSLTCGLILDSVARGRREFKRMVYLAYALPKH; translated from the coding sequence ATGACAGAAAAGGAGATTGCGGTTTTGCTCCCTTGCCATAACGAAGGGTTAACCATTGCCCAAGTGGTCAATGATTTTCGGGCGGTACTTCCCGAAGCCAAGATTTATGTTTACGATAACCGTTCCACGGATGATACAGCCACCCAAGCAGCAGCAGCGGGCGCAATCGTCCGCTTTGAACCCCAAAAGGGAAAAGGGAATGTAATTCGGCGAATGTTTGCGGATATTGAAGCGGATATTTATGTTATGGCCGATGGGGATAATACTTATGAAGTCGCCGCAGTTTCCCGACTAATCCAACGTCTATTAAATGAAAGATTAGATATGGTAGTAGGTATCAGGCGATCGCTCACAGGGGACTTTATTTCCTTTCGTCCCGGTCATCGGGCGGGCAACTTATTTTTAACCGGCTGCGTGCAATTTCTGTTTGGCGCTAAACTACAAGATATGCTGTCCGGTTATCGAGTATTTTCCCATCGATTTGTGAAATCTTTTCCCGCTTTATCCAGTGGATTTGAAACGGAAACAGAGTTAACCATTCATGCTTTAGAATTAAGGATTCCCTTTGGGGAAGAACCCACGATTTACACAGAAAGACATCCCGATTCAAGTAGCAAACTCAGAACTTTTACCGATGGATTTCGTGTCTTAGGAACGGCTTTATTGCTTTTTAAAGAAATTCAGCCTTTCTTGTTTTTTGGTATCATTGCTATCGTTTTGGCACTCATTTCCTTGATACTGGGTTTTCCGGTGATTGCCACCTTTCTGGAAACCGGATTAGTACCCAGATTTCCTACGGCAATTTTGGCCGCTTCGATTATGTTGTTAGCTTTTTTAAGCTTAACTTGTGGGTTAATTTTAGATTCAGTGGCTCGCGGTCGGAGGGAATTTAAACGGATGGTCTATCTGGCGTATGCTTTACCAAAGCATTAA
- a CDS encoding MFS transporter, whose amino-acid sequence MKVFSQLEPHLRRSLLTLFAAGLLFWSSIAALLPTLPLYIQFVGGNSQQIGIVMGSFAIGLLLFRPMLGRMADDRSRKLVLLIGVAVVAIAPLGYLFITSIPLLMVLRAFHGISVAAFTTGFSALVADLSPPNQRGELIGYMSLVNPIGVAIGPALGGFIQAGYGYPPLFITSFALGVVGLFCANQITEVKGEPKDSHLSPQQQPSFWGLLLTDRLRIPFVVMLMIGLVFGIISTFIPLFIQESKIDLNPGLFYSAAAVSSFSLRFVTGRASDRYGRGLFITASLVCYTIAMIVLGFAHSPHSVLAAAVIEGAGAGTLIPMMVALMADRSLAKERGQVFSLCIGGFDLGIALAGPILGSFADLLGYRTLFAIAAGLAVAALIVFLTLSSKDLRHSFKFALGREKDIYALSE is encoded by the coding sequence TTGAAGGTTTTTAGTCAGTTGGAGCCGCACTTGCGCCGCAGCTTGTTAACCTTATTTGCTGCGGGCTTATTATTTTGGTCAAGTATTGCTGCTTTACTGCCCACGTTGCCTTTGTATATTCAATTCGTGGGGGGCAACAGCCAGCAAATAGGTATTGTCATGGGTTCCTTTGCCATTGGACTGCTGCTGTTTCGTCCCATGTTGGGGCGCATGGCAGACGATCGCAGTCGCAAGTTAGTCCTATTAATTGGCGTTGCGGTGGTAGCGATCGCCCCCTTGGGCTATCTATTTATCACATCCATTCCCTTATTAATGGTCTTGCGGGCATTTCATGGCATCAGTGTCGCCGCTTTCACCACCGGGTTTAGTGCCTTAGTTGCCGACCTCTCACCGCCAAACCAACGGGGTGAATTAATTGGCTATATGAGTTTAGTCAATCCCATCGGAGTGGCGATCGGGCCTGCCCTGGGCGGATTTATCCAAGCTGGTTATGGCTACCCGCCATTATTTATCACTTCATTTGCCCTAGGAGTCGTGGGGTTGTTTTGTGCCAACCAAATCACCGAAGTCAAAGGGGAACCAAAAGATAGCCATCTTTCCCCTCAGCAGCAGCCATCATTTTGGGGACTGTTGCTGACCGACCGACTCCGCATTCCGTTTGTGGTCATGCTAATGATTGGCTTAGTCTTCGGAATTATCAGTACCTTTATCCCCTTGTTCATCCAAGAGAGCAAAATTGACTTAAATCCTGGATTATTTTATAGCGCTGCTGCGGTTTCCAGTTTTAGCCTGCGGTTTGTTACGGGTCGTGCTTCCGATCGCTACGGTAGAGGACTATTTATTACCGCCAGCTTAGTCTGCTACACCATCGCCATGATCGTGCTCGGTTTCGCCCATTCACCCCATAGCGTGCTGGCAGCAGCGGTCATTGAAGGAGCGGGGGCGGGTACATTGATTCCGATGATGGTAGCACTAATGGCCGATCGCTCCTTAGCCAAAGAACGGGGTCAAGTCTTTTCTCTTTGTATTGGTGGATTTGATTTGGGAATTGCCTTGGCAGGGCCAATTTTAGGCTCTTTTGCCGATCTGTTGGGGTATCGGACTTTATTTGCGATCGCTGCTGGTCTAGCGGTGGCAGCATTAATCGTTTTCCTGACTCTATCCAGCAAAGACTTGCGACATTCTTTTAAGTTTGCGCTGGGTCGAGAAAAAGATATCTATGCTTTGAGCGAATAA
- a CDS encoding alr0857 family protein, producing MLKITYTETGFNLELLADSLEQLVVRRVILAMRVGQSVLVEPSKASFLLPADLPLVNVLHTEALRYDSEKIELSVADEDYIEVTLQGTWIASNSHTAEGLFLTVMSDRTELYLFKCWEQAQTGASLLKEVD from the coding sequence ATGTTGAAGATTACATATACAGAAACCGGCTTTAACCTAGAGCTTCTGGCTGACTCCCTGGAGCAGTTAGTTGTGCGGCGAGTTATTTTGGCTATGCGAGTTGGTCAAAGTGTCCTCGTCGAACCCAGCAAAGCGTCGTTTTTGCTGCCCGCAGATTTGCCTTTGGTGAATGTGCTTCATACAGAGGCCCTGCGTTATGACAGTGAAAAAATCGAGTTGTCTGTTGCCGATGAAGATTACATCGAAGTCACTTTACAAGGGACTTGGATTGCTTCTAATTCCCATACGGCTGAGGGTTTATTTCTCACGGTAATGAGCGATCGCACGGAATTATATCTGTTTAAATGCTGGGAACAGGCTCAAACCGGCGCATCTTTGCTCAAAGAAGTCGATTAA
- a CDS encoding HNH endonuclease, with protein MTGITDVLSKSVVVFSKNYLPISRVNIKRAIALLVTGKAEPLDFSPSEIGCTCIAVRSPSLVMQVPTQIRLTFTGNERIWKVPPVNRREVLRRDRHQCQYCGSHKNLTLDHVIPRSKGGSHTWDNVITACNSCNCRKGDRTPQQAGMPLLTKPRAPIHPAVAFAEHFWREQQLSG; from the coding sequence GTGACTGGGATAACAGACGTCTTAAGTAAGTCGGTGGTGGTTTTTTCTAAAAATTATTTACCGATTAGTCGGGTCAATATTAAACGAGCGATCGCGCTGTTAGTGACCGGAAAAGCTGAACCTTTGGATTTCAGCCCTTCGGAGATCGGCTGCACCTGTATAGCGGTGCGATCGCCTTCTCTAGTGATGCAAGTACCCACTCAAATTCGTTTAACCTTTACCGGGAATGAACGGATCTGGAAAGTGCCACCAGTGAACCGTCGAGAGGTACTTAGGCGCGATCGTCACCAGTGCCAATATTGTGGCAGTCACAAAAATTTAACTTTAGATCACGTAATTCCCCGATCCAAAGGGGGTAGTCATACTTGGGATAACGTCATCACTGCTTGCAATTCTTGCAATTGCCGCAAGGGCGATCGCACTCCGCAACAAGCGGGAATGCCACTGTTAACCAAACCACGCGCCCCTATCCACCCCGCTGTTGCTTTTGCCGAACATTTTTGGCGGGAACAGCAGTTATCAGGCTGA